A region of Chitinophaga horti DNA encodes the following proteins:
- the ccsA gene encoding cytochrome c biogenesis protein CcsA yields the protein METKFVGEHLLPGQLGHFFAVLAFVASILATVAYACAVTVKDPLRSDSWRKLGRWSFYVQTASVLLVFGILYYIISNHLFEYKYAFQHSSRSLPMNYLLACFWEGQEGSFLLWSFWHSLLGLVLIHTTKKWEAPVMTVLSLAQICLGSMLLGIYIFDYHVGSNPFILMREENVNAPIFQSANYMEMDFMKDGNGLNILLQNYWMVIHPPVLFLGFACTIIPFAFAFGGLWTKDFSGWIKPALPWALFGTMMLGTGIMMGAAWAYESLTFGGYWAWDPVENASLVPWLTLVAGIHTLLAYKHSGHALKSTFFFFIISFVLILYSTFLTRSGILGQTSVHAFTDLGMSGQLLIFMGIFTIPALWLLIRYNKLIPSPKKEESSYSREFWLFVGSLVLLVSAIQITYATSIPVWAKIPWFKNLAPPTEPEFYYNKIQIWVAIVIGLLTGLIQYLKWKDTAKGTVLKKIWVPLAITLAATVAIIVFGKVNYSKYGAGFLVAIYLMLFSSIFAIVGNFSYIFIGIKGNLKAAGASVAHIGFGMVLLGVLISSSKMQVLSLDKAGILDGYFTEESKQNSRENLMLPKGMPMQMGDYYVTYAGDSSALGDPKSYYIVRYERKANRDAPVTERFTLYPDAFMNAKGQEGTITPNPASKHYLTKDIFTYVTGLPDKQHKKEAAAFKPYKLKDGDTVFFSQGYLVMRGLENNPVKAGYTPQPGDITVAAKLDVFTKTDKKYELSPLFVLRGTEVHQVEDSIAPLALNVQFAKILPEEKQIELMIREVDNSDDYIVLRALVFPFINVLWIGIIVMIAGFLMSMYYRIKKR from the coding sequence TTGGAAACGAAATTTGTTGGAGAACACTTACTACCCGGTCAGTTAGGGCATTTCTTTGCGGTACTCGCATTCGTGGCGTCTATCCTGGCGACTGTCGCCTACGCCTGTGCGGTAACGGTAAAAGATCCCCTGCGCAGCGATAGCTGGCGTAAACTGGGCCGCTGGAGTTTTTATGTGCAAACAGCCTCTGTGCTGCTGGTATTCGGTATCTTGTATTACATCATTTCAAATCACCTCTTCGAGTATAAATATGCTTTTCAGCACTCCAGCCGCTCGCTGCCGATGAACTATCTGCTGGCGTGTTTCTGGGAAGGTCAGGAGGGTAGCTTCCTGCTGTGGAGCTTCTGGCATAGCCTGTTAGGCCTGGTGCTGATACATACCACGAAGAAGTGGGAAGCCCCGGTAATGACGGTGCTCTCGCTGGCACAGATCTGCCTTGGCTCAATGCTGCTGGGCATCTACATCTTCGATTACCACGTGGGCAGCAACCCTTTCATCCTCATGAGAGAGGAGAATGTGAACGCGCCTATCTTCCAGTCTGCCAACTACATGGAGATGGACTTTATGAAAGACGGTAACGGCCTTAATATTTTACTGCAGAACTATTGGATGGTGATTCACCCGCCGGTACTGTTCCTCGGTTTCGCCTGTACCATTATCCCGTTTGCCTTTGCTTTCGGTGGTTTGTGGACCAAAGACTTCTCCGGCTGGATCAAACCTGCATTGCCCTGGGCGCTGTTTGGTACGATGATGCTGGGCACGGGTATTATGATGGGTGCCGCCTGGGCATATGAATCGCTCACTTTCGGCGGTTACTGGGCCTGGGACCCGGTGGAGAATGCCTCCCTGGTGCCGTGGCTCACGCTCGTAGCAGGTATACACACGCTGCTGGCCTATAAACACAGCGGTCATGCCCTCAAGTCTACCTTCTTCTTCTTTATTATTTCTTTTGTACTGATCCTGTATTCCACCTTCTTAACGAGAAGCGGCATCCTGGGACAGACTTCTGTACACGCGTTTACCGATTTGGGTATGAGCGGACAGCTGCTCATTTTCATGGGCATCTTTACCATACCGGCGCTGTGGCTGCTGATCAGATACAACAAACTGATCCCTTCCCCTAAAAAGGAGGAAAGCTCTTATAGCCGTGAGTTCTGGCTGTTCGTAGGCTCCCTGGTACTGCTGGTATCGGCGATCCAGATCACGTACGCAACCTCTATCCCGGTATGGGCAAAGATCCCCTGGTTTAAGAACCTGGCACCGCCCACGGAGCCTGAGTTTTATTATAACAAGATCCAGATATGGGTGGCGATTGTGATTGGTCTGCTCACGGGATTGATCCAATATCTAAAGTGGAAAGACACTGCGAAAGGCACCGTGCTGAAGAAAATATGGGTGCCGCTGGCGATAACGCTGGCTGCGACAGTTGCGATCATCGTGTTTGGTAAAGTAAACTATAGCAAATACGGCGCTGGCTTCCTGGTGGCGATTTACCTGATGCTGTTCTCCAGCATCTTCGCGATCGTAGGTAACTTCAGTTACATCTTTATCGGTATTAAGGGTAACCTGAAAGCTGCAGGCGCTTCCGTAGCGCACATCGGCTTTGGTATGGTGTTGCTGGGCGTACTGATTTCTTCTTCGAAGATGCAGGTGCTGTCGCTCGACAAAGCCGGTATCCTCGACGGTTACTTTACCGAAGAAAGCAAGCAGAACTCCCGCGAGAACCTGATGCTGCCGAAAGGCATGCCGATGCAGATGGGTGATTATTACGTAACCTACGCAGGCGACTCTTCCGCCCTAGGCGATCCTAAATCTTACTACATCGTACGTTACGAGCGCAAAGCGAACCGCGATGCGCCGGTAACAGAAAGGTTTACCCTGTACCCCGATGCGTTCATGAACGCGAAAGGACAGGAGGGTACAATTACCCCGAACCCGGCTTCCAAACACTACCTGACCAAAGACATCTTTACTTACGTAACCGGCTTGCCGGACAAGCAGCATAAGAAAGAGGCCGCAGCCTTTAAACCTTACAAGCTGAAAGACGGCGATACCGTGTTCTTCTCGCAGGGTTACCTGGTGATGCGCGGACTGGAGAACAACCCGGTAAAAGCCGGCTATACGCCACAACCTGGCGATATTACCGTAGCTGCCAAGCTGGATGTGTTTACCAAGACCGACAAGAAATATGAACTGAGCCCGCTGTTCGTGCTGCGCGGCACCGAAGTGCACCAGGTGGAAGATTCCATCGCACCGCTGGCGCTGAACGTACAGTTTGCGAAAATACTTCCTGAGGAAAAACAGATCGAGCTGATGATCAGGGAAGTAGATAATTCCGATGATTATATCGTGCTTCGTGCGCTCGTATTTCCGTTTATTAACGTACTTTGGATAGGGATCATCGTGATGATCGCCGGCTTCCTGATGAGTATGTACTACAGGATAAAGAAACGATAA
- a CDS encoding alpha/beta hydrolase, which produces MRRKKWLILLAIVSMLTATYAFGPQPEPPVLTGTLPAVPTDPDQLEQFIAAGESLHRLKPDNEAKIIWADSLRRKTPVSIVYLHGFSASRMEGDPVHRDIARRFGANLYMARLDGHGIDTSDALYNMTASGLLRDARQALAIGRALGDKVILVGCSTGSTLALTLAARFPREVYAVVNLSANVAINQPMIALVDAPWGLQITRMVSGGDYMVSKPKYPDQPKYWYNKYRLEAIVELQNLVDNTMLPSTFATIHQPVLNLYYYKNEQEQDPTVKVSAILEMHGQLGTPAALKRAVAIPDAGAHVIGSSITSKDVAKVEEEMTKFLVEVLKLAPVGVNEPARY; this is translated from the coding sequence ATGCGCCGCAAGAAATGGCTGATCCTCCTGGCCATTGTCAGCATGCTGACTGCCACCTATGCTTTCGGTCCCCAGCCGGAGCCCCCGGTACTCACAGGTACATTACCTGCAGTACCCACCGATCCCGATCAACTTGAACAATTTATAGCTGCCGGCGAAAGCCTGCACCGCCTGAAGCCGGATAACGAAGCCAAAATCATCTGGGCCGATTCGCTGCGCCGGAAGACGCCGGTGAGTATCGTGTATCTGCACGGCTTTTCCGCCTCTCGTATGGAGGGCGACCCCGTTCACCGCGACATTGCCCGCCGTTTCGGCGCCAACCTTTATATGGCCCGTTTAGACGGCCATGGCATCGATACTTCCGACGCCCTGTACAACATGACTGCCTCCGGTTTGCTCCGCGACGCCCGCCAGGCCCTGGCCATCGGTCGTGCCCTGGGCGACAAGGTGATACTGGTAGGTTGCTCCACCGGCAGTACGCTTGCGCTTACCCTGGCCGCCCGTTTCCCCCGGGAGGTATATGCGGTGGTGAACCTCTCAGCAAATGTCGCCATCAATCAGCCCATGATCGCCCTGGTCGACGCGCCCTGGGGCTTGCAGATCACCCGCATGGTGAGCGGTGGCGACTATATGGTGTCCAAACCCAAGTACCCGGATCAGCCTAAATACTGGTATAACAAATATCGGCTGGAGGCTATAGTGGAATTGCAAAACCTGGTAGACAACACCATGTTACCCAGTACGTTCGCTACTATTCATCAGCCCGTTCTTAACCTCTACTATTACAAAAATGAGCAGGAGCAGGACCCAACTGTAAAAGTTTCCGCCATCCTCGAAATGCACGGGCAGCTCGGCACCCCGGCCGCTCTGAAGCGCGCCGTGGCCATTCCTGATGCAGGGGCGCATGTGATCGGGTCGAGTATAACTTCTAAGGATGTGGCGAAGGTAGAGGAGGAGATGACGAAATTCCTGGTGGAGGTGCTTAAACTGGCACCGGTCGGCGTTAACGAACCAGCCAGGTATTGA
- a CDS encoding DUF4294 domain-containing protein → MYRISTLLAILGCLLLTGLRGQAQQRTGRDSIPVRVAIYGTDTIPSITLGIFEVVDRLPKRLRKQREKWTRLRNAVYVTYPYARQASRILKDVGGQLATMPDKKKRKEYLKSKEKELKAQFGDKLTNLSIYQGKVLMKLIHRETGENCFEIIKELKGGFNAQLYQTVAFVFGGNLKSEFDIQDDRDIEQIVQEIQLYNYYN, encoded by the coding sequence ATGTATCGTATCAGCACCTTACTTGCCATCCTCGGCTGCCTGTTGTTAACCGGCCTCCGGGGGCAGGCGCAGCAGCGTACCGGCAGGGATTCCATCCCTGTACGGGTGGCTATTTACGGTACGGATACGATCCCATCTATTACACTCGGTATTTTTGAAGTGGTGGACAGGCTCCCCAAACGCCTCCGTAAACAGCGGGAAAAGTGGACGAGGTTGCGTAACGCGGTGTATGTGACGTATCCTTATGCGAGACAGGCGTCCCGCATCCTGAAAGATGTTGGCGGACAATTGGCGACCATGCCCGACAAAAAGAAGCGCAAAGAATACCTCAAATCCAAAGAAAAAGAACTGAAAGCCCAGTTCGGCGATAAACTGACCAATCTTTCCATTTACCAGGGTAAGGTGCTGATGAAGCTCATTCACCGTGAAACCGGCGAAAACTGCTTCGAGATCATCAAAGAACTCAAGGGTGGCTTTAATGCGCAACTTTACCAAACCGTGGCCTTCGTCTTCGGTGGTAACCTCAAAAGCGAGTTCGACATCCAGGATGACCGCGATATTGAGCAGATCGTACAGGAGATCCAGCTCTACAACTACTACAACTAA
- the bshB1 gene encoding bacillithiol biosynthesis deacetylase BshB1 produces the protein MIKLDILAIAAHPDDVELACAGTLLTHAAQGLKTGIVDLTRGELGTRGTPDTRREEAAEAAKVLGVDVRENLGLKDGFFRNDTEEQLAIITAIRKYRPEIVLANAQDDRHPDHGRAAKLIADSCFMAGLRRIETSVDGVPQEAWRPKQVFHFIQDRYYKPDFVIDITPFMEKKIEAIKCFRTQFLAAADNEPQTYISGQGFFDSIVYRARMFGKMIGVEYAEGYTSEKMLGLRSFNDMISHVS, from the coding sequence ATGATAAAACTCGATATTCTGGCGATAGCCGCCCACCCGGACGATGTAGAACTGGCTTGTGCAGGTACCTTGCTGACGCACGCGGCACAGGGGCTTAAAACCGGTATTGTGGACCTCACCCGTGGGGAGCTGGGCACCCGTGGTACCCCGGATACCCGCCGCGAAGAGGCGGCAGAGGCAGCGAAAGTGCTGGGGGTAGATGTGAGAGAGAACCTGGGCCTGAAGGACGGCTTTTTCCGCAACGACACCGAAGAACAACTGGCGATCATTACCGCCATCCGTAAATACCGTCCGGAGATTGTACTCGCCAACGCGCAGGACGATCGTCACCCCGACCATGGCCGTGCCGCCAAACTGATTGCCGACAGCTGTTTTATGGCTGGTTTACGCCGTATCGAAACCAGTGTGGACGGGGTGCCCCAGGAAGCATGGCGCCCTAAGCAGGTGTTTCATTTTATACAGGACCGCTACTATAAACCCGACTTTGTGATCGACATCACGCCCTTTATGGAGAAAAAGATCGAAGCGATTAAATGTTTCCGCACCCAGTTCCTGGCGGCGGCAGATAATGAACCGCAAACGTACATCTCCGGCCAGGGCTTCTTCGACAGCATCGTGTACCGCGCGAGGATGTTTGGTAAGATGATCGGTGTAGAGTACGCAGAAGGCTACACGTCCGAAAAAATGCTCGGTTTACGGAGCTTTAACGATATGATCAGCCACGTATCCTGA
- a CDS encoding serine hydrolase, which produces MRTQLLCLLLLATLPAFAQKEDKQLYAKLKPLLDAHRGVAGVYVHHLKKNKFVAINADTVFPTASMIKTPIAIGVFDKIAKGELQYDSLLEYKDSLLYAGEDILGSFKSGEKIALNKVMMLMLTMSDNTASLWLQSLAGGGTAINAWLEGQGFVHTRVNSRTPGRRDNQRVYGWGQTSPREMATLMEMIYTGKVISPVISDRIYRNLTRNFWDAQGLQQVPKQVRTASKNGAVDESRSEVIMVNAPHGDYVYCIITKENKDQRWAKNNEALVLLRAVGFTIWGHYEKGSKWTPIPIGEQF; this is translated from the coding sequence ATGAGAACACAACTCCTTTGCCTGTTACTGCTGGCCACTCTGCCCGCCTTCGCCCAGAAAGAAGATAAACAGCTCTACGCCAAACTGAAGCCCCTGCTGGATGCGCATCGCGGTGTAGCGGGCGTGTATGTACATCATCTGAAGAAGAACAAATTCGTCGCCATTAATGCAGATACAGTATTTCCTACGGCCAGTATGATCAAAACGCCGATCGCCATCGGGGTGTTCGATAAGATCGCGAAGGGGGAGTTGCAGTATGATTCGTTACTGGAATACAAAGATTCGTTGTTGTACGCCGGGGAAGACATTCTCGGATCGTTTAAGAGCGGGGAGAAGATCGCCCTGAATAAAGTGATGATGCTGATGCTGACCATGAGCGACAACACCGCCAGCCTGTGGCTGCAGTCCCTGGCCGGTGGGGGGACGGCGATCAATGCCTGGTTGGAGGGGCAGGGTTTTGTGCATACCCGCGTGAACTCCCGCACGCCCGGCAGGCGCGATAACCAGCGGGTGTATGGCTGGGGGCAAACCTCACCGCGGGAAATGGCAACGCTGATGGAAATGATCTACACCGGCAAAGTGATTTCCCCGGTCATCAGCGATCGCATCTACCGAAACCTTACCCGGAACTTCTGGGATGCGCAGGGTTTACAGCAGGTGCCAAAGCAGGTGAGAACGGCGTCCAAGAACGGGGCGGTAGACGAGTCGCGGTCGGAGGTGATTATGGTGAACGCGCCGCATGGGGATTATGTGTATTGCATTATCACGAAGGAAAATAAGGACCAGCGATGGGCTAAAAACAACGAAGCCCTCGTGTTACTGAGGGCAGTCGGCTTTACGATCTGGGGTCATTATGAGAAAGGCAGCAAATGGACGCCCATCCCCATTGGAGAACAGTTTTAA
- a CDS encoding peroxiredoxin, translating into MKNAVVSVGAQFPEFKKKAVVSIEKGKEFYDISSEEIRSSGKWMVMFWWPKDFTFVCPTEIAEFNNHFQDFSDRDAILIGASTDSEFVHAAWRRDHEDLRGLKFPMLADTSKSLAAELGILEAEEKIAYRATFIVDPQGIVRWTSVYDLNVGRNVKEVIRVLDALQTDELCPCNWQKGEATLTA; encoded by the coding sequence ATGAAAAATGCAGTTGTTTCTGTAGGTGCACAATTCCCTGAGTTCAAAAAGAAGGCAGTTGTTTCCATCGAGAAAGGTAAAGAGTTTTACGACATTTCATCTGAAGAGATCCGCTCTTCCGGCAAATGGATGGTGATGTTCTGGTGGCCGAAAGATTTCACTTTTGTTTGTCCTACCGAGATTGCCGAATTCAACAATCACTTCCAGGACTTTTCTGACCGCGACGCGATCCTGATCGGTGCTTCTACTGACAGCGAGTTTGTACACGCTGCGTGGAGAAGAGATCATGAAGACCTGCGTGGCCTGAAATTCCCAATGCTGGCTGACACTTCTAAATCACTGGCTGCTGAACTGGGCATCCTGGAAGCAGAAGAGAAAATTGCTTACCGCGCTACTTTCATCGTAGACCCGCAAGGTATTGTACGCTGGACTTCTGTATACGACCTGAACGTAGGCCGTAACGTGAAAGAAGTGATCCGTGTACTGGATGCGCTGCAAACAGACGAGCTGTGCCCCTGCAACTGGCAGAAAGGCGAAGCTACCCTTACAGCTTAA
- a CDS encoding carboxymuconolactone decarboxylase family protein: MFATTNQDTAQQLLQVVGLSGMALPAQLDKLAATDARYLKDLKINVTNALEAQTLTKKEAYLIGLSVAMNEKLGALQAAFEKLAIEAGATDKEVAEAISCTSLMNANNVYYRFRHFVNKEFYTNAPAGIRMSIMANPVLGKEFFELLSLVVSALNGCEMCVTSHEEALLKHGTAQQRVADAVRLGAVIKSLVVVLA; encoded by the coding sequence ATGTTTGCAACAACTAACCAAGACACTGCCCAGCAACTTTTACAGGTGGTTGGCTTGTCGGGTATGGCTTTGCCTGCCCAGCTGGATAAACTGGCCGCTACCGATGCGCGGTACCTGAAAGACCTGAAGATCAACGTAACCAATGCTTTGGAGGCCCAAACGCTGACGAAGAAAGAAGCTTACCTGATCGGCCTGTCTGTGGCGATGAACGAGAAGCTCGGTGCTTTACAGGCAGCTTTTGAAAAACTGGCCATTGAGGCAGGCGCTACCGATAAAGAAGTAGCCGAAGCGATCAGCTGCACCTCCCTGATGAATGCCAATAACGTGTATTACCGTTTCCGTCACTTCGTAAACAAGGAGTTTTATACCAATGCACCAGCCGGCATCCGGATGAGCATTATGGCTAACCCGGTTCTCGGAAAAGAGTTTTTCGAGCTGCTGAGCCTCGTAGTATCTGCCCTTAACGGTTGCGAAATGTGTGTGACTTCGCACGAGGAAGCCCTGCTGAAACATGGTACAGCCCAGCAAAGGGTAGCCGATGCAGTAAGATTAGGCGCCGTAATTAAAAGCCTCGTAGTTGTGCTGGCGTAA
- the rpmB gene encoding 50S ribosomal protein L28, producing MARVCQVTGKKPITGHHVSFSNIKTKRRFLPNLQKKRFFLAEEDRWITMKVSADALRTINKRGLYVVVKELRAAGQQI from the coding sequence ATGGCAAGAGTATGTCAGGTGACGGGAAAGAAGCCTATTACGGGTCATCACGTATCTTTCTCTAACATCAAAACTAAGAGAAGGTTTCTGCCCAATCTGCAGAAAAAACGTTTCTTCCTCGCAGAAGAGGATCGCTGGATCACAATGAAAGTATCTGCTGATGCTTTGAGAACTATCAACAAGAGAGGTTTATACGTAGTGGTAAAAGAACTGCGTGCGGCTGGCCAGCAAATCTAG
- the rpmG gene encoding 50S ribosomal protein L33 yields the protein MAKKGNRVQVILECTEHKTSGQPGTSRYITNKNKKNTPERLELKKYNPILRKVTVHKEIK from the coding sequence ATGGCAAAAAAAGGTAACAGGGTGCAAGTGATACTGGAATGCACAGAGCATAAAACCTCTGGTCAACCCGGTACTTCTCGTTACATCACCAACAAGAACAAGAAAAATACTCCTGAGCGTCTGGAGTTGAAAAAGTACAACCCGATCCTGAGAAAGGTAACTGTACACAAAGAAATTAAATAA
- a CDS encoding DUF4295 family protein gives MAKQASKNSKVKDAKAAAESKVWTKVIKAVRSPKSGAYTFKDQIIHKDKVQEFFNQK, from the coding sequence ATGGCAAAACAAGCATCAAAGAACTCGAAAGTAAAAGATGCCAAAGCGGCTGCGGAATCTAAAGTGTGGACGAAAGTGATCAAAGCTGTGCGTTCTCCTAAATCCGGCGCTTATACTTTTAAAGACCAGATTATCCACAAGGATAAAGTTCAGGAGTTTTTCAATCAGAAGTAA
- the ftsY gene encoding signal recognition particle-docking protein FtsY → MSFFNKLFSREKKESLDQGLQKTKESFLSKIGRAIAGKSTVDAEVLDNLEEALIGADVGVETTVKIINRIEERVSKDKYMNTSELNRILQEEVAALLVDAPDSGFRDFATPSGKKPYVIMVVGVNGVGKTTTIGKLAYNFKKAGKSVLLGAADTFRAAAVDQLTIWSDRVGVPIVKQQMGSDPGAVAFDTVQSGVARDVDVIIIDTAGRLHNKIHLMEELSKIKRVMNKIIPDAPHEVLLVLDGSTGQNALEQARQFTAATEVTSLAITKLDGTAKGGVVLAIANQFKIPVKYIGIGEKMEDLQVFDRTEFVDSLFSVK, encoded by the coding sequence ATGAGTTTTTTTAATAAACTCTTTTCCCGCGAAAAGAAAGAGAGCCTGGACCAAGGGTTACAGAAGACCAAAGAGAGTTTCTTAAGCAAGATAGGTCGCGCCATCGCTGGTAAGTCTACCGTAGACGCCGAAGTGCTGGACAACCTGGAGGAAGCATTGATAGGAGCAGACGTGGGCGTGGAAACAACGGTGAAAATCATCAACCGCATCGAAGAGCGTGTGTCGAAAGACAAATACATGAACACGAGCGAGTTGAACCGCATATTACAGGAGGAAGTAGCTGCCTTGCTGGTAGACGCTCCGGATTCCGGGTTCCGCGACTTTGCCACGCCCTCCGGCAAAAAGCCTTATGTAATCATGGTGGTTGGGGTTAACGGAGTAGGCAAGACCACTACCATCGGTAAACTGGCTTACAACTTTAAAAAAGCAGGGAAATCGGTGTTGCTGGGTGCTGCGGATACGTTCCGCGCCGCGGCGGTAGACCAGCTCACGATCTGGAGCGACCGCGTAGGTGTGCCCATCGTAAAACAGCAAATGGGCTCCGATCCGGGTGCTGTGGCCTTTGATACGGTACAAAGCGGCGTAGCCCGCGATGTGGACGTGATCATCATCGACACCGCCGGTCGCCTGCACAACAAAATTCACCTGATGGAAGAGCTGAGCAAGATCAAACGGGTAATGAACAAGATCATTCCCGATGCACCACATGAAGTGTTGCTCGTGCTCGACGGCTCTACCGGTCAGAACGCGCTGGAACAGGCGCGCCAGTTTACAGCGGCTACGGAGGTAACCTCCCTGGCTATCACCAAGCTGGACGGTACCGCTAAAGGCGGCGTGGTGCTCGCCATTGCGAACCAGTTCAAGATCCCCGTAAAATACATCGGCATCGGCGAAAAGATGGAAGACCTGCAGGTATTTGACCGTACCGAATTTGTTGATTCGCTGTTTAGTGTGAAATAA
- a CDS encoding cupin-like domain-containing protein — translation MQIKEIDRVADISPEAFRKDYYEKKKPLIITGLADKWAAKNKWTWEHFKSAVGDKQVGVYNNERAGAKVLVNGADDYIPFGDYLDMVQKGPVELRIFLFNIFQHAPQLVNDFRWPDQLMKGFLKKYPMLFVGGQGSVAHMHYDIDLSHIMHTQFIGRKKVLLLGNDQSDLIYRMPFTVESAASFVKWYERLDTEKFPAINYAQAYTTTLEHGETMFMPAGYWHHMEYIEPGFAMSLRAMDDTLGGKINGLYHLLGLRNMNNLLIKMAPEWWYHYKRRVAKQRAEKAMARLA, via the coding sequence ATGCAGATCAAAGAAATAGACCGCGTGGCAGATATTAGCCCGGAAGCGTTCAGAAAGGATTATTATGAGAAAAAGAAGCCCCTTATTATTACCGGGTTGGCCGATAAATGGGCAGCAAAGAACAAGTGGACCTGGGAACATTTCAAGTCGGCGGTCGGCGACAAACAAGTAGGCGTTTACAATAACGAAAGGGCGGGAGCGAAGGTGCTGGTAAATGGGGCTGACGATTACATCCCTTTCGGCGATTACCTGGACATGGTGCAGAAGGGGCCGGTGGAACTGCGCATCTTCCTGTTCAACATTTTTCAACACGCGCCCCAGCTGGTAAACGACTTTCGCTGGCCCGACCAGCTGATGAAAGGGTTCCTGAAAAAGTACCCTATGCTATTCGTCGGCGGGCAGGGCTCCGTAGCTCATATGCACTATGACATCGACCTCAGTCATATTATGCATACCCAGTTTATCGGGCGCAAAAAGGTATTGCTGCTGGGCAACGACCAGTCGGACCTCATTTACCGCATGCCATTTACAGTGGAGAGCGCAGCCAGCTTTGTGAAATGGTACGAAAGGCTGGATACCGAAAAGTTCCCCGCCATTAATTACGCCCAGGCGTATACCACCACCCTGGAACATGGCGAAACCATGTTTATGCCGGCCGGTTACTGGCATCACATGGAATATATTGAACCCGGTTTTGCGATGAGCCTGAGAGCGATGGACGATACCCTGGGCGGTAAGATCAACGGGCTGTATCACTTGCTGGGCTTGAGAAACATGAATAATTTGCTCATCAAAATGGCCCCCGAATGGTGGTACCATTATAAGCGCCGCGTGGCAAAACAGAGGGCCGAAAAAGCCATGGCCCGCCTGGCTTAA